From Dechloromonas sp. A34:
TGAAGGACAAGTTCGCCAACATGGGCGCCCAGATGGTTAAGGAAGTCGCTTCCAAGACCTCCGACATCGCCGGTGACGGCACCACTACCGCCACCGTGCTGGCCCAGTCGATCGTCCGCGAAGGCATGAAGTTCGTTGCCGCCGGCATGAACCCGATGGACCTGAAGCGCGGCATCGACAAGGCAGTCGTCGCTACCATCGCCGAACTGCAGGCTTTCTCGAAGCCCTGTACGACCACCAAGGAAATCGCCCAGGTTGGTTCAATCTCCGCCAACTCCGATTCCGACATCGGCGAAATCATCGCTAATGCCATGGAAAAGGTCGGCAAAGAAGGCGTCATCACCGTTGAAGACGGCAAGTCCCTGGCCAACGAACTCGACGTCGTCGAAGGCATGCAGTTCGACCGCGGCTACCTGTCCCCGTACTTCATCAACAACGGCGACAAGCAGCAAGCCCTGCTCGAAAACCCGTTCGTCCTGCTCTTCGACAAGAAGATCTCCAACATCCGCGACCTGCTGCCGATTCTGGAACAAGTCGCCAAGGCCGGCCGTCCGCTGCTGATCATCGCTGAAGATGTCGATGGCGAAGCCCTGGCAACCCTGGTCGTGAACAACATCCGCGGCATCCTGAAGACCGTTGCCGTCAAGGCCCCGGGCTTCGGCGACCGTCGCAAGGCCATGTTGGAAGACATCGCCATCCTGACCGGCGGCACCGTGATTGCCGAGGAAACCGGCCTGACGCTGGAAAAGGCTGTCCTGAAGGATCTGGGCCAGGCCAAGCGTATCGAAGTCGCCAAGGAAAACACCACGATCATCGACGGCGCCGGCGAAGCTGCTGCCATCGAAGCCCGCGTCAAGCAGATCCGCGTCCAGATCGAGGAAGCGACCTCCGATTACGACAAGGAAAAGCTCCAGGAACGTGTGGCCAAGCTGGCTGGCGGCGTTGCCGTGATCAAGGTTGGTGCTGCCACCGAAGTCGAAATGAAGGAAAAGAAGGCCCGCGTTGAAGACGCCCTGCACGCTACCCGCGCTGCCGTGGAAGAAGGCATCGTCGCCGGCGGCGGCGTTGCCCTGATCCGCGCCCGTGCTGCCGTTGGCAAGCTCAAGGGTGACAACCACGACCAGGACGCCGGTATCAAGATCGTCCTGCGCGCCATGGAGCAGCCGCTCCGTGAAATCGTCGCCAATGCCGGTGACGAGCCGTCTGTCGTGGTCGACAAGGTCCAGCGTGGCAAGGGTAACTACGGTTACAACGCTTCCACCGGCGAGTACGGCGACATGGTCGAAATGGGCGTGCTGGATCCGACCAAGGTCACCCGCACCGCTCTGCAGAACGCCGCCTCCGTGGCCGGCCTGATGCTGACCACCGAGTGCATGGTTGCCGAACTGGCTGAAGACAAGCCGGCCGGCGGCATGCCCGACATGAGCGGCATGGGCGGTATGGGCGGCATGGGCGGCATGGGGATGTAATTCCCGCCTTCCAGCTGCACTGTCAGTAAAAAGCCCCGCCTCGTGCGGGGCTTTTTTATTGCAGATCAAGGAAATCATTAAACCTTTTGTAACGCTCTGTAAGTTGCTTGTAAGAACGCCTCTCTAAATTACGCTCCGCAGCAATGCCTCTATAAACACAAAGTCTGAGGAGCAAATCAATGCAAAACGTTTTGGATAGGGTTACAGCAAACCCGAAATTCCTGGAGTTTGTTGCCATGCGCAGCAAGTACTCCATCATCATGGCCATCGTCAGTGCCGCCGCTTACTACGGCTTTATCCTGCTGGTCGCTTTCGACAAGGAATTCCTGGCCAAGAAGATCGGCGAGGGTTACACGATGAGTGTCGGCGTGCCGATCGGCGTCGCGGTCATCGTCTTCACCATCCTGCTGACCTGGATCTACGTTCGTCGGGCCAACACCGAGTTCGATTCGATCAACGAAGCCCTGATCAAGGAGGCACAGAAGTAAGATGAATAAATTCACCAAAATCCTCGCCGGTCTCCTGGCGCTGGCCGTTGCCGGTGGCGCCATCGCCGCTGGTGCCGACCTTGGCAATACCCAAAAGCAGGCCACCAACTGGACGGCCATCGTCATGTTTGCCATCTTCGTCGGCGGAACGCTCTACATCACCAAGTGGGCTGCTTCCAAGACCAAGTCGGCTGCCGACTTCTACACCGGCGGCGGTGGTATCACCGGCTTCCAGAACGGCCTGGCAATTGCCGGCGACTACATGTCTGCCGCGTCCTTCCTGGGTATTTCCGGTCTCGTTTTCGCCAACGGCTTCGACGGCCTGATCTTCTCGATCGGCTGGCTGGTCGGCTGGCCGGTCATCACCTTCCTGATGGCCGAGCGTCTGCGCAACCTGGGCAAGTTCACGTTCGCTGACGTGGCTTCCTATCGTTTCGCCCAGACCCCGGTCCGCATCTTCGCGGCTTCCGCTTCTCTGGTCATCGTTGCCTTCTACATGATTGCGCAGATGGTCGGTGCCGGTCAGCTGATCAAGGTGCTTTTCGGCATGGAATACCTCTACGCCGAAATCCTGGTCGGTTCCGTGATGATGATGTACGTGCTGTTCGGCGGCATGACGGCAACCACCTGGGTGCAGATCATCAAGGCCTGCATGCTCCTCGGCGGTGCCACCTTCATGGCAGTCTCGGTTCTGCTGCAATTCGGCTTCTCGCCGGAAGCGCTGTTCACCAAGGCTGTTGAAGTGCACTCCAAGGGTGATGCTCTGATGTCGCCGGGCGCCCTGATCAAGGATCCGATCTCTGCTATCTCCGTCGGTATGGCCCTGATGTTCGGTACCGCTGGTCTGCCGCACATCCTGATGCGCTTCTTCACCGTGCCGAACGCCAAGGAAGCCCGCAAGTCGGTTGCCTGGGCGACCACCTGGATCGGTTACTTCTACATCCTGACCTTCATCATCGGTTTCGGCGCCATCACCAACCTGGTTCAGAATCCGGGCGACTTCTACGTCGGCGGCGAACTGGCCAAGGGTCTGAAGGGCGGCGGCAACATGGCTGCTGTGCATCTGGCCAAGGCTGTCGGTGGTGACTTGTTCCTCGGCTTCATCTCGGCCGTGGCTTTCGCAACGATTCTGGCTGTGGTTGCTGGTCTGACTCTGTCCGGCGCTTCTGCCGTGTCCCATGACCTGTACGCTTCCGTGTTCAACAAAGGCTGCTCTTCCGAACAGGAATTGCGCGTCTCCAAGATCACGACCGTCTGTCTGGGTGTCCTGGCTGTGGTTCTCGGTATCGCCTTCGAGAAGGAAAACGTCGCCTACATGGTGATGCTGGCCTTCGTTATCGCCTGCTCCTCCAACTTCCCGGTGCTCTTCATGTCCGTGCTGTGGAAGAACTGCACGACCAAGGGCGCTGTCGTCGGCGGCTTCGTCGGTCTGGCTTCTGCCGTGATCCTGACGATTGGTTCTGCCAGCGTCTGGGAAGCAGTTATCGGCAACCCGAAGGGCTCCGCCTGGTTCCCGTACAACTCGGCTGCCATCTTCTCGATGACCGCTGCCTTCGTGACCATCTGGCTGGTGTCCATCCTGGACAACTCCGAACAGGCCAAGAAGGAACGTGCTCTGTACCCGTCGCAGCAACTGCGCTCGGAAACCGGTCTGGGTGCCTCCGGCGCCTCTGGCCACTAATCGACAAAACACCGTCGCAAAAAAGCCCGGGTTTCGACCTGGGCTTTTTTTCGTCTACGTGTTTGGTGATTTGATTCCCTGAGCATCAGCCTTCCGGAATCGTGGACGTGCTGGTGCACTGCGGAAATTGCAGTGGGTTTTATTTGTTAGACTAGCGGACTTGAGGGGAAAAAACGGTAGGGGGTTGCCCAGTGCAGGATCGGGCGACCCCCTGAGTCCCGGCTGACGCCATGGACTCCAAAGACCATAAAAGGAGAACAGCCCGCGCAGGATATTGCAGCAGGCTTACAAAAATCTTACGTCGCTTGGATAATCCGATAAATGCGCATTCTCATCGCTGAAGACGACGCCATCATTGCTGATGGACTGGCCCGTTCACTGCGTCAGGCAGGATATGCCGTCGACTGGGCACCGAACGGCCTGGAGGCCGACACTGCCCTGATGACGGTTTCTTACGACTTGCTGATCCTCGATCTCGGCCTGCCGAAATTGCCTGGGCTCGAGGTCCTCAAGCGCCTGCGTTCCCGCAGTTCGCAAACCCCGGTGCTGATCCTGACCGCGCTCGATGGCACCGGCGACCGCGTCAAAGGGCTGGATCTCGGGGCCGACGACTACATGGTCAAGCCCTTCGAGCTGGCCGAACTGGAAGCACGGGTTCGCGCCCTGACCCGGCGCTCGGCCGGAACTACGCCAACCATTCTGTGCGGCTTGCTGACCTATGATCAGGTCGGTCGGGTGGCGCAGATCCAGGGGCAGCCCCTCGATCTTTCGGCACGTGAGATCGGGCTGCTCGAAATCCTGCTTGCCCGCATGGGGCGTCTGGTCAGCAAGGATCAACTGGTCGACCATTTGTGTGGCTGGGGTGAAGAGGTTAGTCACAATGCCATCGAAGTCTATGTGCACCGTCTGCGCAAGAAGCTGGAGCCGGGGGGCGTGAAGATTGCCACCGTGCGCGGCCTGGGTTATTGCCTTGAACGACCGCAAGGCGAGTAGTCTGTCCTCACCTTCTTCCGAAACCGAGCGTTCGCTATTTGGCGAAATTCTCGATTGGATGCTGGCCCCCTGCTTTTTGTCTGGCCGCTGAGCATTGCTTTTACCCACTATTTCGCCAACAACGTAGCGAACTTTCCCTACGACCAAGCCCTGCGCGAGCATGTCGCGGCGATCGCCCGCCAGGTCAAGCTGGTCAATGGCAAACCGCTGCTCACCCTTCCGGCATCGGCCCGGGCGCTGCTCCGCGCCGATGAAACCGATAGCGTCTATTTCCATGTCGTGACCCGCGACGGCAAGTTCCTCGCCGGCGACCGCGATCTCCCGATTCCGGAACAATTTGTGGAAAAGGAAGTCATTCCTGGCGAAATCTATCTGCGTGACGCCGAGTTCAATGGTCAGGACCTGCGTTTCGCTTACACCTATCTTGCGGAGCCACAGTTGCCGAAAGCGGCCTGGGTCGTCGTCGAGGTCGCCGAGACCACCGAGAAACGCAACCAGCTGGCCAACAAGATCGTCGCCAGTGTCATCCTGCCGCAGTTCATCATCATTCCGCTCGCCGTCATGCTCGTCTGGTTCGGCCTCTCGCGTGGTTTGCGGCCGCTGACCCGTCTGCGCAAGACCATCGAGACGCGTGATCCCGGCGATCTCTCGCCAATTGCCACGCGCCGCGTACCGGAGGAGTTGGAGCCGCTGGTCGAGGCCTTCAACGAAATGCTCGAGCGGATGAAGAAGAACGTCGAAGCGCAGCAGCGTTTCGTCGCCGATGCCGCGCACCAGATGCGGACGCCGCTGACCGGCCTGAAAACCCAGGCCCAGTTCGCCATTCGCGAGCGCGACCCGGAAGCCTTGCGCCATGCCCTGCGCCAGATCGCCACCGGCGTCGATCGCGCCGGCCGCCTGGTCAACCAGTTGCTGACTTTGGCCCGCACCGAAGGCGGTAGCGAACCGGCGCAACAGAAACACGAACCGCTCGATCTCGCGCTGTTGATCCGCGAAGTGATCGAGGGGTGGGTGATGGTCGCGATCGAAAAAGGCATCGACCTTGGCTACGAATCGGAGGGGCCGGCGATGATCACCGGTAATGCCTTCCTGCTCCGCGAGCTGGCCAAGAACCTGATCGACAACGGGCTGCGCTATACCCCGCCGGGGGGGCACGTGACCTGCCGGATACTGGCCAATGCGGCGACCGTCGTCTTCGAGGTCGAGGATGACGGGGTCGGGATTACCGAAGAGCAGTCCGAACTGGTCTTCGAGCGTTTCTATCGCGTCGATGATGCGACCACCGAGGGCAGCGGTCTCGGTCTCGCCATCGTTCAGGAAATTGCCATGCAGCACGACTCGAAGGCCAGTCTGCACCCCAATCCGCGCGGCCAGGGGGCGGTGGCGCGGGTCGTTTTCGCCGCCTGGCGGCCACCGCCGCCGCCACCGCCGCCGCCGGACGACTATTCCGAGCTCTATCGGCAGTCGCCGCCGATCGGTCCATGAGTGACTTTCCGCCGGAATGCCTCTTTATGTCTCAATCCTGTTGCGGAGTGGTGTCGACATCGCTATAATGCGCCCTCCTTTTGGCCAATTAGCTCAGTTGGTAGAGCAGCGGATTGAAAATCCGCGTGTCCGTGGTTCGATTCCGCGATTGGCCACCAGAATATATCCTTGAATTTCAAGGAAAAACGCCAACCACCCGTGGTTGGCGTTTTGCATTGCGGAATCTGATCGCGTTCCGTTATTATCCTGCTGTACGTGCAACGTCCAGTACCACCGTTCCCGCAGTTTCATCCGCCGATATGGCGACTAGAGGAGGCCTCTTGGCCAAACCAAACTACCAGTTCGAAAAGCGCCAGAGAGATCTCGCCAAGAAAAACAAACAGGAAGAAAAACGTCGCCAGAAGTTGGCTGGGAAGCCTGGCGATAATAGCGAGTCGGCGGACGCCGCGGCGGAATCCGAGGCTGTCATGCCGGCGGCAGGTACTACTGGCGTTGGGACTCCCTGACGCGGCAATGCCATTTCTACTGACCTCCGCTTGCCTCGGACGTCAGGCGGACGGTTTGGTCTGAGGAGAGGCATATCCGTTCCACTCGCGCAACTGCCGCAGTAGCCCGCCTCAACCGGCGGGCCGAAGGGCATCGCTATTTGATGGTAATCACCAGTTCAGGCCTGTTCACCTTGCGCGAGCAACTTGAATCCGGGCTCCAGGAACTGACTGCGCCCCTGGATCTGGATGCCTTCGTGCGCTTCGTTGATGCGCAGGGGCCGCAAGAGGTCAAGCGAATTTCAAAGTACGATGCGGCTTTTGCCAAGCAGCTAGTCAAAAAAACATCATGACACTCCGGCATTGGTGGCTCTTTCAGCCATCAATGCGGCGGCCACCGGTACATCCGGTCCGGCCAGAATCAAACAGGTAGAACCCGTGGCCGACCAGACCAAGGCAATCATCCGCATCGAAGCGTTGGCGCCGGAGTTTTCCGACGCGGCATGCGCGTTGGCGGACGAACTTCATCTGCCGCTAGCCGGCGAATCCGAATTTGTTCTACAACTGGGTGCCGATGGCCTGCAACTGCAGGAACTCGGGGTCGGAGCGGCCGGGCCGGTGCGGGTCGATTTTGTCGACGGGGCCTTGGCTCACCGCCGTCAGCAAGGGGGCGGCAATGGCCAGATGATTGCCAAGGCGGTCGGCATCCAGCCGGGTATCCGGCCGCTGATTCTCGATGCAACAGCCGGTTTGGGGCGCGATGCCTTCGTGCTGGCGCAACTGGGCTGCGCGGTCACGCTGATAGAACGTCAGCCCTTGATTGGCGCCTTGCTGGCGGATGGCCTGCGGCGCGCCCGGCTCGATGCGGAGGTCGGGCCGATCATGGCGCGCATGCAGTTGCTGTCCGGCGACGCCATTGAACTGATGACGGCCTGGTCGGGCGATCCGCCGCAGGTCATCTATCTGGACCCGATGTTCCCCCACCGCGACAAGAGTTCGCTGGTCAAGAAGGAGATGCGACTATTTCGCCCCTTGGTCGGTGACGACGACGACGCCCCCGAACTCCTGAAGGCGGCGCTGGCGCTGGCCAGCCACCGGGTCGTCGTCAAGCGGCCGCGCAAGGCCCCGGCCATCGCCGGTCAGGCGCCGGGGTATGTACTGGAGGGGAAATCCAGCCGCTTCGACATTTATCCGAAAAAGGCACTGAAGCCCAAGCCGGGCCCGCTCGCGACGATTGAGTGAAGCTGGACCCGGCTCAATGGGGGTCGGCGAAGCGATGGGCGATATCGGCGAATTCGCTGTGCAGGCCGAGAAACACCTCGACCAGGGAAGGATCGAAGTGCTGCCCCTGTTCGGAAGAGATAATCTCCATCGCCTCATCGACGGCCAGCGATTCCTTGTACACGCGTTTGCTGGTCAGCGCATCGAAGACGTCGGCCAGGGCCATGATGCGGGCGGCCAGCGGAATGGCTTCGCCTTGCAGTCGATCCGGATAGCCGTTGCCATCCCAGCGTTCGTGATGGGAGCGGGCAATCTGCCGGGCGACATCTAGGAATGCCAGCGGCGTGCCATCGTTGGGGTAGATCGAATGATCGGCATCCCTGACCCGTTGCATGGCAGCCGCGATCGAGTCGGCGCCGATCCGGCTGTGGGTCTTCATGATCTCGAATTCTTCAGGAGTGAAACGCCCGGGCTTGAGCAGAATGTGATCGGGGATGCCGACTTTTCCGATGTCATGCAGGGGGGCGGCGCGGACGATCAGCTTGAGCTGATCGTCGGGCAGGATGGCTTGATAGCGGGGATGGTCGCGCAAGGCATCGGCCAGGATCTGGACGTAAGCCTGGGTGCGATAGAGATGGTTCCCCGTATCGGAATCACGCGTCTCGGCAAGGATGGCAAGGGCGTGCAGGCTGGCGTTCTGGGTCAGTTCGTTGTCATGCATGCGGTGGGCAACTTCGGATTCGAGGAAGGCGTTTTGGTCCTTCAGCCAATCCTTGGCACGCTTGTTTTCGAGCTGGGTCCGGACACGTGCCAGAACGACCAGCGGCTTGATTGGTTTGGTGATGTAATCCGCAGCGCCCAGTTCCAGGCCCATCTCTTCGTCGGTCGCGCCATCCTTTGCGGTGACGAAGATGATTGGTATTTCCCGGGTCAGCGGGTTTTCCTTGAGGCGGGCGAGAACCTGGTAGCCGTCCATCTCGGGCATCATCACATCGAGCAGTATCAGGTCGGGACGGGGGGCGGAGAGTGCCGCCCGCAGGGCTTTTTCACCGGAGTTGGCGACTTTGACCCGGTAGTGGTTCTCGAGAAGTTCGCCGAGAATCGCCAGATTTTCGGCCTGGTCATCGACGACGAGCACGGTATGGGCGACCGTCATTTTTCCTGCCTCAAGCGGGCCAGCGCTTCGTCGTAGCGAAACTGGTTGATTTCCAGACCCACTGCATCAGCCATGGGCTGTCCCAGGGCTCCGGAGAGGGCCTGATGGTGCTGTTCAAAGTAGCGGCGTGCTGCCATGTCTGCCGTTTCGAGAAGAAATTGAAGCCGTTGGACGATCTGCTGCGGCGCGGGCTGCTCGGACTGAAGCGACCCCGTCAGTCCGCTCGCGGGGGCTGCCGGTTTGATTGCCCGAATCGCCTCGATCAGGCGGGGCAGTTCGTCCGACAGGCGGATCAGGAGATCGTCGCTGGCTTGGCCGGCCCTCTGCTTGATCGCCAGCTCGAGGTCGGCAGCCAGTTGGCGAATTTCCATGGCTCCTATGTTACTCGCGCTACCTTTGAGCGTGTGAGCGATTCGTTCCGCTTCGGGGTAGTGCTGTTGGGCCAGGTGGCTGCGCAACTGCTCCACCGTCTCGGCCTGACTTTCGGCGAACAGGCGGAGGACGCGCTGGTAGGAGGCCGCTTTGCCAGAGACGATCTTCAAGCCGGCGGCAGCGTCGAGCCCCTTGATTGCGATCGGTTCGGCGACTGGTGAAGAGGTTATTTCCTGGGCCGCGCTCGGGGCGCTGGCAAGCATGCGCTCGTCTGTGACACAGGCGTTGGCCGGCAACCACTTGAGCAGCGCATCGATCAAGGTTTTGGGATCGACCGGCTTGGCCACATGGTCGTTCATGCCGGCGGCCAGGCAAGCCTGGCGATCCTCGGCAAAGGCATTGGCAGTCATCGCCAGAATCGGCACCTGCCCGCCGTTCGGCAGGCGGCGGATTTCCCGGCTGGCGGTCAGGCCGTCCATGCGCGGCATCTGGATATCCATCAGGATCAGGTCATAGCTGGTCGAACGGGCCATGTCCAGGGCCATCTGGCCATCCTCGGCGAGATCGACGACGAGGCCGGCATCGTGCAGCAATTCCAGAGCGACCTCCTGATTGACTACATTGTCTTCGACCAGCAGGATGTGCCGTCCCTTGATCCGGCTGGGGTCGGGCAATTCGGTGGCCGCCGGGTGGGGGGCGGGAACGTGTGTGCCGGTGATGATCTCGGCAACGGTGTCGTACAAACTGGACGGCGTGATCGGTTTGGCCAGCACGCCGTCGATGCTCCCGCGCTGCAAGAGGTCCGGCGCGACCTCAAAGCCGGGGGCGGTGGTCAGAATGATTTTCGGGGGCGGGGGGGCGACCGACTGACGAATGCGATCGGCGGTATGCATACATTCGAGGCCGGGCATCCGGGCGTCGACCAGTATCAGGTTGAACGGGGCATTGGCGGTCCCGGCCGCGGCGATCGTCGTCAGGGCCGTCTCGGCGTCGGCGGCGGTTGCCGCCTGCATGCCGAAGCTTTGCAGAACCCGGCAGGTGGCGTCGCGGGCAGCCGCCAGGTCGTCGATCACCAGCGCCCGCAGATTGGCGGTCGGCAGTCGAGCTGGCGGCGTCTCATCCACGGCCCGCTGTAGCGGAACGTTCAGCCAGAAGGTGCTGCCCTGGCCGAGCTGGCTGTCGACACCAACCGTGCCGCCGAGCAAGCTGCCGAGGCGCTTGCAGATGGCCAGGCCGAGCCCGGTGCCGCCGAACTTGCGGGTGGTCGAGGTATCGGCCTGTTCGAAAGCCTGGAACAGTCGGGCCTGCTGTTCATCACTGAGTCCAATCCCGGTATCGGCGATTTCAAAGCGGACCGCCAAGCGATCACCATCCTGGGCGAGCAGTCTGGCCCGACAGACGATATTGCCGCGTTCGGTAAATTTGACCGCATTACTGGCGAAATTGACCAGAACCTGGCCCAGCCGGACTGGATCACCGCGCAGTAACGGTGGCAGCTTGGGGTCGATATCGATGACGATTTCGAGCCCTTTTTCAGCCGCCTTGCCGCCCACCAAATCGTGCAGGTTGGTGAATACCTGCTCCAGTGCGAAATCGGAGGATTCGATAGTCAGTTTTCCGGCTTCGATCTTCGAAAAGTCGAGCACGTCGTTGATGATACTCAACAGGTGCTGTGCCGACTGGGTGACCTTGTCGAGCTGGCTGATCTGGCGCTGCACGACGGCATCGCGGCGGATCAGATAGGTCAGGCCGACGATGGCATTCAACGGGGTTCGAATCTCATGGCTCATGTTCGCCAGGAAGGCGCTCTTCGCCTGGTTGGCCTCTTCGGCGGCGGCCTTGGCCTCGGCGAGTTCGGTGGTGCGGGCCGAGACCAGCTCTTCGAGATGGTTGCGGTGGCGGATTAGTTCGGTCTGAACCTTGCGATGTTCGGTAATGTCGTGGGCCAGACCGAGGACGCCGATCAGCCGGCCGTCGCTGGCGCGCATCGGGGTCTTGGTCGTTTCGAACAGCCCCCGGTAGCCGTCGGCCTTGAAGGTCAGCCATTCCTCGTTGACCGAGGATTGATTGGCTTCGGCCGCCTGGCGATCATGGCGGCGGAAGAAGTCGGCGGTCTCCCGATCGACGAAATCGTAATCGGTCTTGCCGACGATGGCACTTTCGGGGGCTCCGTACAGCCGCTCGAACTGGGGATTGCAGGTCAGATAGACGCCCTCCGGATCCTTCAGCCAGATTAGTGACGGAATGGTCGACACCAGGGTTCGCAGTTGGGTGCGTTCAAACTCCAGTTCGCCCAGCGTATTTTTCAGATTGTCCTGAATGCCGAGCAATTGCTGTTCGGTACGCCGGATCAGGTAGAACATCGCGGCCGCGAAGAGGGTCAGGGCCAGGAAGCTGAGCAGCGGCACCGAGATCAGCAAGTTCTTGGTGCGCTGCAACTGGCCTTCGCTTTCCTGGCGAATCCGGGCATCCAGGGCGTAGAGATCGTCGAGCAGGAAATCCTGGCGTTGCTGCAGGAAGTCGATCGCATTCACCAGCGTGCGCACCGCGACGTAGTATTCACCGCTTTCGTTGGCATTCAAGCCCTCGCCGAAACGGCGCAGCAAGGACTTCTCCATCAGGTTGCCTTCGCTGAACAGCGAATTGTCGAGCTGGCGCTCGATGTCGTCGATTTCGCCGCGGATCAAATGCCAGTCTGAGGGCAGGGCTTCGACTTCGACCGGTACCGCCTGGGTCAGATCACCCAGCCGTCGTTCGAAATCGCTGACTGACTTTTCCCAGCGTCCGCGCTGCTTGATCAACTCCGGCGTCGAGAGCAGGCGTTCGGTGTGGTATTTCAGAGCCAGCACCGATTTGTAGGCATCGTCCACCGTGCGTTGGCGGGCGACGACGGCGCTGTAGTCGAAGACCAGGTAGGCAACGGTGGCGCCGCTGATCAGGGCGCCGAGGATGAGCAAGCCGAAGCCATACAGCGAGAGGGTCCGGATGCTGAGTTGGCTGAAGCGCACGGCGGGCTGGTGTCTTAATGGCCGAGGTTGAGGGAGGCCTTGTAGTAGGAGATCTGCTTTTCCCGACCCAGCCGGTCCGTGATCTTTTCCCACTCCGCAGCGGCCTGGTCGAGCGCCTTCTGGGGCTTCAATTCCCCGCTGACCGCCTTGTGGACATAATCGTCGAATACCTTGTAGTACTCGCCGGCGCCGGGAATCGTGATGTCGTAGACGACGTTGGGATTGGATAGCGAGGTGGTGATTTCATCGAGATAGGCCTTGGCCGAATCGGTCGAGAAGCCCGACTGGTTCCACGAGGCCGGGTCGGCAAAGTGCGAGCGCCGGGACGGGTTGACGGCCGTGCCGCTGAGCGCGGTGAATTTCTTGGTCAGCTCTTTCGCGGTCATGTGCGAAGCGAACTCGAAGGCCAGTGCCTTGTGCTTCGAGGCCTTGCTGACAAAGAAGGTCCAGTTGCCGCTGATCGAGGAGACCTGGTTCGGTTGCTTGTCCCAGTGGCCGGTCGTCGCGTTGAATACTTCGCGGCTGCCCGGGATCTGGCTGTAGCCGATCTTGTCCTTGATCACTGAAGCCGGCGAATTGACGGCATGCACCCCCATGTCGGCCCAGTCGATGGCCATCGCGGTCTGTCCTGAAACAAAGCTGTTGCGCACGTCGTGGCCGGCGAAATTGGCCATGCCGGGTGGGCCAAACTTCATGGT
This genomic window contains:
- a CDS encoding response regulator transcription factor, translated to MRILIAEDDAIIADGLARSLRQAGYAVDWAPNGLEADTALMTVSYDLLILDLGLPKLPGLEVLKRLRSRSSQTPVLILTALDGTGDRVKGLDLGADDYMVKPFELAELEARVRALTRRSAGTTPTILCGLLTYDQVGRVAQIQGQPLDLSAREIGLLEILLARMGRLVSKDQLVDHLCGWGEEVSHNAIEVYVHRLRKKLEPGGVKIATVRGLGYCLERPQGE
- the groL gene encoding chaperonin GroEL (60 kDa chaperone family; promotes refolding of misfolded polypeptides especially under stressful conditions; forms two stacked rings of heptamers to form a barrel-shaped 14mer; ends can be capped by GroES; misfolded proteins enter the barrel where they are refolded when GroES binds), which produces MAAKEVKFGDSARARMVEGINILADAVKVTLGPKGRNVVLERSFGGPTVTKDGVSVAKEIELKDKFANMGAQMVKEVASKTSDIAGDGTTTATVLAQSIVREGMKFVAAGMNPMDLKRGIDKAVVATIAELQAFSKPCTTTKEIAQVGSISANSDSDIGEIIANAMEKVGKEGVITVEDGKSLANELDVVEGMQFDRGYLSPYFINNGDKQQALLENPFVLLFDKKISNIRDLLPILEQVAKAGRPLLIIAEDVDGEALATLVVNNIRGILKTVAVKAPGFGDRRKAMLEDIAILTGGTVIAEETGLTLEKAVLKDLGQAKRIEVAKENTTIIDGAGEAAAIEARVKQIRVQIEEATSDYDKEKLQERVAKLAGGVAVIKVGAATEVEMKEKKARVEDALHATRAAVEEGIVAGGGVALIRARAAVGKLKGDNHDQDAGIKIVLRAMEQPLREIVANAGDEPSVVVDKVQRGKGNYGYNASTGEYGDMVEMGVLDPTKVTRTALQNAASVAGLMLTTECMVAELAEDKPAGGMPDMSGMGGMGGMGGMGM
- a CDS encoding class I SAM-dependent methyltransferase, whose product is MADQTKAIIRIEALAPEFSDAACALADELHLPLAGESEFVLQLGADGLQLQELGVGAAGPVRVDFVDGALAHRRQQGGGNGQMIAKAVGIQPGIRPLILDATAGLGRDAFVLAQLGCAVTLIERQPLIGALLADGLRRARLDAEVGPIMARMQLLSGDAIELMTAWSGDPPQVIYLDPMFPHRDKSSLVKKEMRLFRPLVGDDDDAPELLKAALALASHRVVVKRPRKAPAIAGQAPGYVLEGKSSRFDIYPKKALKPKPGPLATIE
- a CDS encoding DUF485 domain-containing protein → MRSKYSIIMAIVSAAAYYGFILLVAFDKEFLAKKIGEGYTMSVGVPIGVAVIVFTILLTWIYVRRANTEFDSINEALIKEAQK
- a CDS encoding cation acetate symporter; translation: MNKFTKILAGLLALAVAGGAIAAGADLGNTQKQATNWTAIVMFAIFVGGTLYITKWAASKTKSAADFYTGGGGITGFQNGLAIAGDYMSAASFLGISGLVFANGFDGLIFSIGWLVGWPVITFLMAERLRNLGKFTFADVASYRFAQTPVRIFAASASLVIVAFYMIAQMVGAGQLIKVLFGMEYLYAEILVGSVMMMYVLFGGMTATTWVQIIKACMLLGGATFMAVSVLLQFGFSPEALFTKAVEVHSKGDALMSPGALIKDPISAISVGMALMFGTAGLPHILMRFFTVPNAKEARKSVAWATTWIGYFYILTFIIGFGAITNLVQNPGDFYVGGELAKGLKGGGNMAAVHLAKAVGGDLFLGFISAVAFATILAVVAGLTLSGASAVSHDLYASVFNKGCSSEQELRVSKITTVCLGVLAVVLGIAFEKENVAYMVMLAFVIACSSNFPVLFMSVLWKNCTTKGAVVGGFVGLASAVILTIGSASVWEAVIGNPKGSAWFPYNSAAIFSMTAAFVTIWLVSILDNSEQAKKERALYPSQQLRSETGLGASGASGH
- a CDS encoding sensor histidine kinase N-terminal domain-containing protein, with protein sequence MDAGPLLFVWPLSIAFTHYFANNVANFPYDQALREHVAAIARQVKLVNGKPLLTLPASARALLRADETDSVYFHVVTRDGKFLAGDRDLPIPEQFVEKEVIPGEIYLRDAEFNGQDLRFAYTYLAEPQLPKAAWVVVEVAETTEKRNQLANKIVASVILPQFIIIPLAVMLVWFGLSRGLRPLTRLRKTIETRDPGDLSPIATRRVPEELEPLVEAFNEMLERMKKNVEAQQRFVADAAHQMRTPLTGLKTQAQFAIRERDPEALRHALRQIATGVDRAGRLVNQLLTLARTEGGSEPAQQKHEPLDLALLIREVIEGWVMVAIEKGIDLGYESEGPAMITGNAFLLRELAKNLIDNGLRYTPPGGHVTCRILANAATVVFEVEDDGVGITEEQSELVFERFYRVDDATTEGSGLGLAIVQEIAMQHDSKASLHPNPRGQGAVARVVFAAWRPPPPPPPPPDDYSELYRQSPPIGP